From a single Mus caroli chromosome X, CAROLI_EIJ_v1.1, whole genome shotgun sequence genomic region:
- the Agtr2 gene encoding type-2 angiotensin II receptor has translation MRELSKLIYDNCFKHWQLKRCKNLELLQFNMKDNFSFAATSRNITGSRPFDNLNATGTNDSAFNCSHKPSDKHLEAIPVLYYMIFVIGFAVNIVVVSLFCCQKGPKKVSSIYIFNLALADLLLLATLPLWATYYSYRYDWLFGPVMCKVFGSFLTLNMFASIFFITCMSVDRYQSVIYPFLSQRRNPWQASYVVPLVWCMACLSSLPTFYFRDVRTIEYLGVNACIMAFPPEKYAQWSAGIALMKNILGFIIPLIFIATCYFGIRKHLLKTNSYGKNRITRDQVLKMAAAVVLAFIICWLPFHVLTFLDALTWMGIINSCEVIAVIDLALPFAILLGFTNSCVNPFLYCFVGNRFQQKLRSVFRVPITWLQGKRETMSCRKGSSLREMDTFVS, from the exons ATGCGGGAGCTGAGTAAGCTGATTTATGATAACTGCTTTAAACACTGGCAACTA aAAAGGTGTAAGAATTTGGAGTTGCTGCAGTTCAATATGAAGGACAACTTCAGTTTTGCTGCCACCAGCAGAAACATTACCGGCAGCCGTCCTTTTGATAATCTCAACGCAACTGGCACCAATGACTCCGCCTTTAATTGCTCACACAAACCATCAGATAAGCATTTGGAAGCAATTCCTGTTCTCTACTACATgatttttgtgattgggtttgcTGTTAATATTGTTGTGGTCTCACTGTTTTGTTGTCAAAAGGGCCCTAAAAAGGTGTCCAGCATTTACATCTTCAATCTGGCCTTGGCTGACTTACTCCTTTTGGCTACCCTCCCTCTCTGGGCAACCTATTACTCTTATAGATATGACTGGCTTTTTGGACCTGTGATGTGCAAAGTGTTTGGTTCTTTTCTGACTCTGAACATGTTtgcaagcattttttttattacctgCATGAGTGTTGATAGGTACCAATCAGTCATCTACCCttttctgtctcaaagaaggaaTCCCTGGCAAGCATCTTATGTAGTTCCCCTTGTTTGGTGTATGGCTTGTCTATCCTCATTGCCAACATTTTATTTCCGGGATGTCAGAACCATTGAATACTTAGGTGTGAATGCTTGTATTATGGCTTTCCCACCCGAGAAGTATGCTCAGTGGTCTGCTGGGATTGCcttaatgaaaaatattcttgGCTTTATTATTCCTTTAATATTCATAGCAACGTGTTACTTTGGAATCAGAAAACATCTGCTGAAGACTAATAGTTATGGGAAGAACAGAATTACCCGTGACCAAGTCCTGAAGATGGCAGCTGCTGTTGTGTTGGCATTCATCATTTGCTGGCTTCCCTTCCATGTTCTGACCTTCTTGGATGCTCTGACCTGGATGGGTATCATTAATAGCTGTGAAGTTATAGCAGTCATTGACCTGGCACTTCCTTTTGCCATCCTCCTGGGATTCACCAACAGCTGTGTTAATCCTTTCCTGTATTGTTTTGTTGGAAACCGCTTCCAACAGAAGCTCCGCAGTGTGTTTAGAGTTCCCATTACTTGGCTCCAAGGCAAGAGAGAGACTATGTCTTGCAGAAAAGGCAGTTCTCTTAGAGAAATGGACACCTTTGTGTCTTAA